The genomic window GTGATGTAGAAGCAGAAGAATGCGACGGAGATCTCAAGTAAGCTTCTGGTGTATCATTTGGTCGTCGTTCCGGTGAAGTTGAAGTAGATGATAATGGAGAgttctcttttttgttattctcCGGTGAAGTTGTTAGAGATGTAACCGTCGGAGATCTAAAGATTTGATTCAATCCTACTTCATCGGAGTTTTTCAATCCCGACGATAAAGAAGCTAACGACAGTGACGGAGACCGAACAAATCTATAATCGGTTAACTCCGCCGGTTCTGGTGTGGAGATAACCGGCGGTTTTGGTTCAGATCTCTTAGGACTCATTGAAGGAGAGATACTGATAAATGTTGATCTTCCTGGTGAACCAGAGCTTGAAGATGAGCAAGAGATAGTGTCATTGTTAACAGATCTAGGATTTTGACCCGGAAGTCCGACCCGGTTTAACGGTTCTCGCCCGCTTTGTGAGCCACGTGGAGAGTaaaactcatcttcttcatcttcttctccgattgAACCAACATCTGGATTTAAACGGAAACTTCGTTTCATCAATGGAGGAAGTGGTTGAAGATCTGGAGATTCAAGTTTTCTTGAGCTTGATCCATTATTACTAAGAGATTGTTCATCGATTCCTCTTTGATTCACCATTGTTCCTAAGTAAAGAAACTCAGAGCTGTTGTTATTGGTGGAGCTCGTGGTGGTCCTCTGTTTACTTCTAGCCTCCGCATTGCGTCGTGTTGGAGGCGCCGTTGCCGGAGGAGGAGGGTAGACACGGCGGCTACTGTCGGTGGTGTATGTTTTGCTATCATCGGAGAAGTTAAGATCTTGGTTACGTTTGCTTCTTCGCCAATAGAGTAAAGCGATAAGTAGAGCGACTAAAGCAGCGGAGGAAACGGCGGAGATAGCGACGATAAGGAGTTTTTTGGAGTTAGGTGGGGATTTAGTGGCGTGAGGGACGATTAGAGATGAGATATTCGCCGGAAAAGAAGCGAAGGAGGCTGGagaaggtggtggtggagatgaAGGGTATAAAGGGAAGAAAGGAGAAGCATTTGGGTCTGATGAAGATGGAGGAGTGGTTGAAGAGAATGGTAGTTTAggaagtggtggtggtgatggtggtgacgGTGGTGGTGAATCTATAGGGAAGAATGGTTCGTGGAGTACACGACGGTCGGCGAAGACTAGATCGGAGGATGAAGATAAGAGtaagtagaagaagaataagaagaagagcattgtgttatcttcttctttcttcttcaagagttCAAGATctgagaaaagagaagagagaaacttttTGAATAGAGTGATGAATCCAGCTAAGATTCTGCTGGTGATGgtttgataattttgtttttggtttgttctctTAACTCAGTGATGGTGAGAGAGTAGTAGAGAGAGTAGAGAGAAAGCCAAAAGAGGTGATGGAAGAAGAGTGGttgattcttaattttatttttacgtAGTGGGGTCCATTTCAGACAGTAACATATGAGATTATAACACGTAGGATAAGACGTGGACTTTGTAATAGTCCGCAGAAGTGTACACACTGAAAGTAAACACTGTTCATTGAATTGCACCGTACGCACaatgttgaaaataaaaatgcgagtggatttttattttattaaaaagttattaCGGCGGTTTGACGACGTCtgtaataaagaaaacataaaataatggTGTGTTAATGTttgaggaggaggaagtgGTAGTGGGTGTATTGTGCTGAGttctttactttattttgaCCGACACTGTCTCAGGATGTGTAAATGGTCGGTTCATGTGCTTTCGCCGAATGCTGTATGTACAAAGCGTAAAATTGGAGGACAGGTCTAACTGGTGTAGATAATAAGGAGGAATTAGGACATATGATGAGAAACTTATACAGTAGCATCGTTTGATAAAATATCGATCGTTGCAAATAGTTAAGTTAaccataaacttttaaatggCTACATCATGGTTCATGCAATAACCATATCTCTAAATGCGTCCCTTAAATCTTCTTAATAAGCCAGTTATACTTCCTGCGTCTTATGCAAATGTCGACTGTGTGAATCCTCTTTCTGTTTTGGGGCAACAAACATTAGACCACAacatggttttgtttgtttttgttggattttgcAATCATAAAAATGGCACTAGAAATTGATGGTATTGAATATGACAGAAATACTGAATTTACCAGGACTAGGACTgcaaaatttatcaaatttaaagCAAATAATGTCTGattcttgtaaaatttgtGGGCCTGTGAATGTTAAGAAAAACTATAAAGTGAACTATTAATAGTTCATATAAAAGTTCAAATAAAAAGAGGTGCTAGAAAACCATAATTGGACTAAGAAAGGGAGTAAAATAATTGGTCACGTGGGAAAGCTACTGAAAATGTAAGAGTACAAGAGTATCAGGAAACCACCGACACACAAAATTGAACTTTATACTTTTATATGCAAAAATACCTTATAAGTAGTCTCatcgttttatttttaaaatttatatagtgtttcaaaaaaaagaaaatcattgcGGATGGATGAGTAGTTGTTTTACGTTTGTGgatgagtttttattttacacCATAGCGGATGGTTATAGAAGAACCTCTAAAACTATCTCCATTGGTAGTATCTCATAAGAATTTTtcatagttaaaaaaataaaaataataaaagtaaaagagagattGTAGAAAGTTTCTCGCTTCAGAAACTTTGAGATACTTTTTACGATCCATCAtgacaattttctttttactattggtttaattttttaacaaaaatatttttttaatcaaataatcaaattataatataatattaatatttttttgtttgagaaactttaTGGATTTCTCGTGGATGAAAATGCCCTAAATATTTAGTTGAAATTGTAAGAGtgatgaatcatatatatgaaagttggtcaACTCTCTTCATATGAGTGATCatacaagaaaatgacatgtgtcattctacattaattaaataaacaaattagtaaaattaattgaggaaaaattaaaagttttttgttgtgttacaTTTTCTATTAATCTCACTCTTAAAgtgaattttctaaaaacattcaataaataaaaaatcataataatgtaTCAAGTACTACTTTCATtctattttacttattttttaaaaaaaatttatcaatagTTATTAATCCATAATGGCTAACATTTACGTGTGTTGTAGTTTAGATGTTTGCTATCTAAcctcatattaatttagtaattttagttggatattttcttattattacgTTTTATGTGAATCTTATTTATCATATGACCTtctttatgtttatttttgtgcGGTCTGATAACTTGATAACATTGATATACAATGTTTTCACGTAATGGTCATCCGAGGCATTAGACATATCCACACAGAAATATGAGAATCTATATGGCTATATGCAAAGGAACGGCTATATGCAAAGGAACAGAATTAAAGTGTTGACTTAAATTGCTAGCATATCATGATGTGGTTGGTGTACTAGATGACGAAAGAATATATGGAATAAAGAattgtttgttaaaattaagttaaacaagtttcaaaatacataagtaatataattacatattaatatatcataaaatgaTGTTGTATGTTTTCATGATAGTGAAATAGTTGAATAAtaggtatataaatattcatattatagtaaaattgatatttcgaattatagataaatttaatcaaaaaaaattataactatataaaatagatataaatttattaattacacATTAAACACACGCAAAActgaacatcaaaatcaacaaaagaccataatcatatattccgacaattttagaaataaaaaccCATGCGTAGCATGAGTGTTCATCTAGAATAACAAATTAACTAACAATAACAAATACGTAGgtaattttataaacattgtatatataaagatcataaatttataatttatctaTATGTGgtataatcatatatatgaaagttggtcaactcttttcatatgaatgacacatcatcacttagCTTTTGCCACATGTCCacttaataattaatgtaagttaATGGTTTATggtaatttattatttaattgtatatattataaacttttacataattaattgtatcaataataattttcttttattttgtatgtctttttcttaaattaaattatttaattgattttcttataCTCTTGGATATTTTTCcctaaattttataattttaagtcaaaatatgattaaataattttatagtgGATTAGCTAATAGTTTTCGTAAGttgttctttttctatataatatattaaaaatggtGATACATGAGAACTCTAGCATCAAATTCTTGGACTCAAATCCTCAGTGATAGAGTTTTTCGGTTATGGAgttcgtatttttttttattttttttgtaaaagtggcaactatgaaaattaaaaaaagaaaattattttacatttatgtttCAACAAATCAATAAGGCTTATCAAGGTTTGGTTCTATTTGTCTATTTAGTATAACTTAATaacatctttttatttaaacgAACAGACAACCCGATTATCAATGCTTAATTTTTGTACTTAAATACTACCACCATGGATTTCAGAGCGGGTACTCCAATCTTTTTTGCcttttgtcttatttttttggtttaaggttgacacaaatgaaagaaattcTGAAAATAATGTTTACTGAGAATAGATTTTGTTAGGAATTTAAatgcaaaatgcaaaaaaacaatgttGATTTATGGAGCTTAGTATCAAATAGgaattttgtcttcttgtctattaaaaaactaatctaaattttacatttaaatacttttaaattacAAGATATAAAGTGAAAGTCCGCACGTAATGCGAGTACTCATCGTTATATAATAACTTAATAAGAttaataatagaaagaaaagaagcatCTACACTGTCGTTACAAATACTCTGACTTAATACAAGTATTAGGGTATTTATTAgaaggaaacaacaaaatcaacaacgTGAACGTTCTCAAATCAGATGCCATAAAACATAATGATGGACCTTTTTCTCATTAATATAATGGTTTAGCAAACATTAATGAACTGCAAGTTTGACCCTTTGCGGAGATCTCGTAAGTGGTGCCATCATTATGTTTggattgaaaataaaaactatgcATATTTTAGCATGTGGCCACCTTTAACTTCAACATTGGATGAATTCTACAATGCATGAGAGATAAGCTTATGTTAATGCAATATTTATATGCAATGTAGTGTGGTATACATATATGAGTATTATTGAACAATAATGTGTAGgctgatttgttttctttattattgttttgtcaaTAGCGATACATCCATAGAACAAGTCTCGAAGATCGAGATTCCATTGAACTTGTGACGTATTGGATTAAAATATAGAGATAGCATATTACTAGCgatgattttgaaaatcaatatattggaAAGCAAAGAATGTATTTTGCGGAACAAGTATCGTTAACTATAAAAATTTGTCTATAAAGGTGAATCCCGTAAAActctaaagaaaaacattctCTACATTTCAGTATGTCTTGAGCTTCCCAAAATTTGTAGATCTCCATCAATTACCTCTTGAATTGCCAAGGCAAAATCATCGActaaagattgattttttatctTGAATTCCCCCTTTTAACTTATAGAGAGATTCTAAGTGTCTAGTGGGTGTAATAGACCAGCAAACATCATGTAATTGAATCAAGATAGATCGGAGAGATTGAGAATTCTCTTTTGTCTTAAACCAATAGTCTTGATCCATGAAGCCAGTGAAAGATGAGTAGAGGTGTCAAGCAAACTGGAAGTCCGTGAGCTCAGTCCAAGCAGTACTATAATAAGCCGTGAGCTTAGGACATCTTTTTTTATGCCCATATAATAGCAAGCCTCGTAGATAAGGATAAGCCAATACAAATTGCGGATTTTAGCAGATTTCATCTGCGCTGAACAAGTCTAAACATCTTATTTTTGCATGCGATCCTAACGGTTCAGTCCGTCGTGGTTTCACAAAAGATTAAAGCACAACTCGAACGCGAACCAACCTATTTGATATCTTAAAAGATGAGCCACAATGACAAACGATCGGCTCGAATGAGAAGATATTGCTTTCATATTATGATCGGTTGCTCTGATAtcttattttaaacaaaaaaaaatcattattactCCTAATCTGTGAACACTAATTTTGCGATAtaattttgtgatttatttGTAGATGATCTTTCGAGAGAATTAACACCTCTCTTGTGATCTTATGCAAGTTAGTTTTTGAAAGATTCTAGAACGTCTAGTATGTGTTTAtatggttttaacttttaagactataaagagaattaaaacaacaatacattatgttctaaaacattttttgtaatgaaataTGCAAATATGcattgtaattaaaaaagaaaatcatattattttgtaaatgtTTTGAGAGAAATGACTGTTAGTTTCTTAATCTATAAAATGTAGTTTTAATATGAAGGAAAATACCActtaaaatacatattttaccaaaatatgtATTTACATAATATTATGGGGAATAAGGCAaatgcattttatttttgtcattatGCATTGCACATGCACTCGTTGTTATTTTCGTGGCTGATTAGCTCTCTTCATCAACAGCAACATGCATGTGTTATGTTGTCACATTTGCAATTTGGTCGTTAAAGTTTTATGTGTCCACAAATTAGGAGAATGAGGGTTcctatattattttctttggatAACCGGTCAAACCACATCTACATCCGAAGAACAAGTCTCGAAGCTCGAGATTCCACTGAACTTCTGACATATTGGATTAAAATATAGAGATAGGATATTAGTAGAGATGATTTATGAAATCATTACTACTGCTAATTtctttatatgaaatttttaaaatcaagatTACTCCGAGTCtacttttttgaattttcattgACGTGCATTATTAATTAGATTAGTGGAATCCACTACGACATAGCATAACTCCTTTTGCATTCTTGTATATTTAACACATTTCACTCTTTCTGCCTCTATGATATATGGattctggaacgtgaatctgcgaaagtttttgttttgaaagaaacttGATTTTACATCCCTGGCTTACTACTATATTAAAGTCGATTTAGTAACTAAGAAACCATgatgaaataacaaaattttgatttgctCAGATtcattatatttcttttttagaaCAGAGTCCcctgttttctctgtttttatactttttaacATCAAGTATCAAGTTGATGTTGGTAGGAACAACCTCTAGCTTTGAGCATCCTTTTAAGGTCACATTTTGCAATTTATGAAGGTTTCCAATAGAAGCGGGCAGCTCCACTAGACTGGTGCACCTACAAAGATGCAATTTCTGGAGATTATTGGCACTGCCGATAGAGTAAGGCAGCTCCACCAAACTTGAGCATCCACAAAGAATCAATGTTTGAAGGTTAGTGGCAGTTGAGAAATCAGGTAGCTCCTTTAAGTTCTTCGAATGGAACAAATTCATCCACTTGAGGTTTCCGAGCGACtgtacaaacaaacaaagaaacaaagacaacaaaatttaagaacaCTTCAAATAATAGTGTTAAGATCACTCTTCTTTTAAGCCTAAAATGTGTAAGAACATCAAAACCTACTACATACAAATTACAAACGAAATGAAACTACAGTTTTGAAGCCATATTAGAGAGAAACACATCACAATTACATACCAGATTTCCTTCCCACAGCTTCACAAGTTTGCTGTGTCGCATGTTTAGTTCGACAAGGTACTCCGTACAAAAATTGGAAGGCAAACATGTCAGTGGAAAACGATCCCATTCTAGTAATCTAAGTTTTCGAGATATATACTTTAAACCTCGCGGTAAGTACATTTTATCACTCCGGTCACACTTGATTCTTAAGAATTTAAGATTAGACATTCCTTCGAAAGCTCTTTCACTTATATTTAATTCGCCTAATAGCTCAGCtgaattgaaatatatacctACAACACTTTTACTaccctgaaaaaaaaatatcaaaattttcttttaatatggTATGTTGTCAAatgaatttaatttgtaaagaTAAAGGTAATGGAAGAGTTATAATAGAACTAACCGTGTCATCAGTGAGTACTTCACAAATATCTCTAGCATCAACCAAAAATTGACGCTTCCCAGGCTCTCGAATGGATTCATGCTCATGACATACAATTTCTCTACCCAACAGTTCTAACAGATTATGCATCTTTATCCATCCTTCTTCAATAGATATGAGAGATTTCTCTGCTAATACGTGAAATCGTTGTTTTGTATCCAAGAACTTATGTGTAAGATGCGCTTCCACGTTCTCAATCCTTTTATTGTTGAAAGTGCATGCTATGTGAAGGAATAAATCTTTATCTTCACGACATAAGGCATCGTAACTGAACTTTAAAATGCTTTGAATATTAGAATCAAGGTGAGTCCTTAACCTTGGTAGTGCATTTATCCACTCCTGCTTAGACATTCCCCGAAAATGAGAGCCCATAACTCTTAGTCCCAATGGTAGGTTACCTAAAAGATTTGTGACTTCCAATGCAAGTTCTTGAAACTCATCTTTAGGGAACTTTTTACCAACAGCAGACATACAAAAGATTTGGCAAGCTTCATGTGTTGACGGATAATCCACCTTGTAAATATGGTTGATGCCATGTGCCTTCAAAAGTTTTTGGTCTTGTGTTGTGATGATAATCCGACTTCCATGACCGAACCACCGAGTTTCTTTTGCGATAGCATCTAGTTGCATTGACTGATCGATGTTATCTAGAACAATAAGTACTTTTTTGTCATTCAACCTATTTTCTACAACTCCTAAATGAGGAACCTCGACATCCATATGGTTGATTATTTGAGACATAAACTGGTTTTGTAAGTGCAACTTTGCACTATAGTCATCAGAACACACTGGTTTTCTATACATTAGCTCTTTTATATTCTCCATAAAGGCGCTTAGTTCGAAACTATCAGAAAACTGGCTAAACAAGAATCTAGCAATGGTGGTCTTACCAATCCCAGACGGACCCCAAATCCCTATCATCCTCACTTCATCAGAGTCTAGGCATAACAATAGTTCCATCCTTTCCATATGAGCTCCCATCCCAACTAATTCGTCGAAATCCCTAGATGGTGTGGACTTATTCAACTTGTTTGAAATATCAGTGGCGATTTTTTCAATCATGACCGCCTCATTATCCCTAATAGAGGAGGGTCAAAGACATTAAATAGTCATGAACATTCACATACACATTCAGAGTTTATATGTACTTTAGAAAATTTAAGAAGAGCAAATGAAAAATCATAAGGACAAACCAGTTGTTTGAAACGTAACCGGCAAGTGTTGCCACTTTTGCTAGAGCTTGTATCCATCTCCTAGTGTCCTCATTTGTTTTACCAGCACATGTTTTTCTGAAAACACTCCCAAAGTCACCAGTCAACTTCTTTATATCAGAAGGATCAACTTTATAGAAAACAACCATCACAGTTTGACCAAACTCTTCTCTACACTTGATTATCTCCGCTAATTCATCAAGACACCAAGACGAAGAAGCGTAGTTCCTAGAGAGTAAGATGAGTGCAATCCTAGAACCTCTGATTGCTAGTACAAGTTCAGGACTAATGGATTCTCCTCTCTTGATCTCATTATCATTGAAAGGTGtgattccttttctttgaaacTCCTTTTGAATATGACTAAGAAAGCTCTACGGACATCTTCTCCGCGGAAGCTCGGAAAGACTTGGTGTGTCCAACTCTGAGATGGAGGAACTGATGATGAAGGAGGTAAAGAAGCAgaatcatctttttctttgttatctttttgtaATCTGAATTTTCTAAAAAGCATGAAGAAACCTATTGCAGCTGTAACAGtactaagaaaaaaagaagaagtcatTTGTAGGGTGCAGAGAATAACAGAAAGGTTTTGTGTATACAGAACAATGACTCTCTTTGTCACggtaaaatacaaaaaagcTCACCCACCCCATTTCTAGATTTGATTGCTTTTAAcgaattttaattaaaacaagagCACACAGAATGTGAATAAGTGGGGAATGTTTGACTTTAATAGTGAGGTTTAGGTGTGCATATGATATTTCCATGAGACTCCGTTCtattaaacattttaagaGGAATATTAACAATAGTAACTAGAGCAGCGTCACTTGTTTTGCTAATAAATAGCTTCCCAAGGTATCTAAAACATTCATTGATTCCGAGAAGTTCCATTACACAAAGAAGACTATTCATTCTCTATTTTCTTATGGAGGATTCCTGGTTGATCTTGAATATGTTGAACCATATGCCTAAGACAGTCCACGTACCCTATAATAACTCCAACAAAATGAGAATACTGAGTCAGTGATTTGGCTTAAAACTTATAgcagtaataaaaaaaaagaatgaagagAGAGCTTA from Arabidopsis thaliana chromosome 3, partial sequence includes these protein-coding regions:
- a CDS encoding TIR-NBS-LRR class disease resistance protein — encoded protein: MVVFYKVDPSDIKKLTGDFGSVFRKTCAGKTNEDTRRWIQALAKVATLAGYVSNNWDNEAVMIEKIATDISNKLNKSTPSRDFDELVGMGAHMERMELLLCLDSDEVRMIGIWGPSGIDNIDQSMQLDAIAKETRWFGHGSRIIITTQDQKLLKAHGINHIYKVDYPSTHEACQIFCMSAVGKKFPKDEFQELALEVTNLLGNLPLGLRVMGSHFRGMSKQEWINALPRLRTHLDSNIQSILKFSYDALCREDKDLFLHIACTFNNKRIENVEAHLTHKFLDTKQRFHVLAEKSLISIEEGWIKMHNLLELLGREIVCHEHESIREPGKRQFLVDARDICEVLTDDTGSKSVVGIYFNSAELLGELNISERAFEGMSNLKFLRIKCDRSDKMYLPRGLKYISRKLRLLEWDRFPLTCLPSNFCTEYLVELNMRHSKLVKLWEGNLSLGNLKWMNLFHSKNLKELPDFSTATNLQTLILCGCSSLVELPYSIGSANNLQKLHLCRCTSLVELPASIGNLHKLQNVTLKGCSKLEVVPTNINLILDVKKYKNRENRGLCSKKEI